One Paraburkholderia agricolaris DNA segment encodes these proteins:
- a CDS encoding fimbria/pilus outer membrane usher protein, translated as MKLSPHHQSHVRAGSQHGPFGLNPVTAVVLMAFGVVGAFQSVTANAAEPDQPNTGVMFDTTFLRTDASQPVDVARFAHGNNVSPGAYMVDVWLNGTRVAREEVRFVAQPNGDGARACLSRKLLRNLGVDFAKVAADTGAKTGDAAGVHEGKSDGESKREADSTGTVGSDAASENECVDLTAVVPESSLDFDFSEQKLTLSVPQKYMSNAARGYVPPEMWQQGVNAGFVSYNANTYRTDGSGAHSTQSYLGLNAGVNIGSWHLRHQSSLSAGTGQGTQFDNIATYLQHDVTKLRSQVTLGDSNTTGDVFDSVAFRGAQIATDDRMLPESLRGYAPVVRGVAESNARVTVRQNGQVIYETSVSPGPFEIKDLYATGYGGNLDVTVTEADGRTKSFSVPYASVAQSLRAGTTRFSVTAGQLRNQFLETKPNFAQFTLQRGLTNLVTVYGGGIAANGYMAGNAGAALNTKFGAFSADITGAQTQVPQQGSQQGTSLRIGYSKFIDPTNTNIAVAAYRFSTSGYLNLADAASVRDLASHGGDINTVFRERNRLQLTVNQNFKDKGTVFLSASSRQYWNRNGNDTFYQAGYTNSFKYGTYSITAGRTRSSNGALSNEYFVSTTIPLGHSQHAPLLSTNLSNSSGGSTNMQANLSGSLGDNNEYSYNAYGTYGHSSGSNTGNAGVSAVYRAPYAQITGSASTGSGSSQVSAGVSGTVVAHPGGVTLSQTVGDTFGIVSAPGAAGAAVSSAAGVKLDSRGYAVVPYLTPYAVNTVDIDPKGTSTDVEFESTSEQAVPRLGSVVMLKYKTVNGRAALVRAPMLGGNALPFGADVTDDAGHTVGVVAQDSRIFARGLQDQGALFVKWGAAASEQCRIDYVLPKQSGKAGAAYMSVEGHCVGEAGARSADAGAPSQRAID; from the coding sequence ATGAAACTCTCACCTCACCATCAGTCACATGTTCGCGCCGGCTCCCAGCATGGCCCGTTTGGGCTGAACCCGGTCACGGCCGTCGTTTTGATGGCTTTCGGGGTGGTGGGAGCGTTTCAATCGGTAACTGCAAACGCAGCCGAACCGGACCAACCCAACACGGGTGTCATGTTCGACACGACATTCCTGAGAACCGATGCGTCCCAACCCGTCGACGTCGCGCGCTTTGCGCATGGCAATAATGTATCGCCGGGCGCTTACATGGTCGACGTGTGGCTCAACGGCACGCGCGTGGCGCGCGAGGAAGTGCGCTTCGTAGCGCAACCCAATGGCGATGGTGCGCGCGCGTGTCTCAGCCGCAAACTGCTGCGCAACCTCGGCGTGGACTTCGCGAAGGTCGCGGCGGATACCGGTGCAAAGACTGGCGACGCCGCCGGGGTTCATGAAGGCAAGAGCGACGGCGAATCAAAGCGCGAAGCCGACTCGACCGGTACCGTCGGTTCAGACGCCGCTAGCGAAAATGAATGTGTCGATCTGACTGCCGTGGTGCCTGAGTCTTCGCTCGACTTCGATTTCTCGGAGCAGAAGCTGACGCTATCGGTACCGCAAAAGTACATGAGCAACGCGGCGCGTGGTTACGTGCCGCCGGAAATGTGGCAGCAAGGTGTCAATGCCGGTTTTGTTAGCTATAACGCGAATACCTATCGCACCGATGGTTCGGGCGCGCATTCGACGCAGAGCTATCTGGGCCTGAACGCGGGCGTGAATATCGGCTCCTGGCATCTACGCCATCAGTCGTCGTTGTCTGCAGGAACGGGCCAGGGTACGCAATTTGACAACATCGCTACCTACCTGCAGCACGACGTGACGAAGCTGCGTTCGCAGGTCACGCTGGGTGACAGCAATACGACCGGCGACGTGTTCGACAGTGTGGCGTTCCGCGGCGCGCAGATTGCCACAGACGACCGTATGTTGCCCGAATCGCTGCGCGGCTATGCGCCGGTGGTGAGAGGCGTGGCGGAATCGAACGCTCGCGTCACTGTGCGTCAGAATGGACAAGTGATCTACGAAACCAGCGTTTCGCCTGGCCCGTTCGAGATCAAGGATCTGTACGCGACCGGCTACGGCGGTAACCTCGACGTGACCGTCACTGAGGCGGACGGCCGTACCAAGAGTTTCAGCGTGCCGTATGCGTCGGTTGCACAGTCGCTGCGCGCGGGCACCACGCGTTTCTCGGTGACGGCTGGCCAACTGCGCAATCAGTTTCTCGAGACGAAGCCGAACTTTGCGCAGTTCACGTTGCAACGTGGCCTCACGAACCTCGTTACCGTCTATGGCGGCGGTATCGCGGCGAACGGTTATATGGCGGGTAATGCGGGCGCGGCACTCAACACGAAGTTCGGCGCATTTTCGGCCGACATAACCGGCGCGCAGACTCAGGTGCCGCAGCAAGGTTCGCAGCAGGGTACGAGTCTGCGGATCGGTTACAGCAAGTTCATCGACCCGACCAACACCAACATTGCGGTCGCCGCGTACCGTTTTTCGACTTCCGGTTACCTGAACCTCGCTGACGCTGCGTCGGTGCGCGACCTGGCTTCGCACGGCGGCGATATCAACACGGTGTTTCGTGAACGCAATCGCCTGCAGCTTACGGTCAACCAGAATTTCAAGGACAAAGGCACGGTGTTCCTGTCCGCGTCGTCACGTCAATACTGGAACCGCAACGGCAACGACACGTTCTATCAAGCCGGCTACACGAACAGTTTCAAGTACGGCACGTACAGCATCACGGCGGGACGCACGCGCTCATCGAACGGCGCGCTGTCGAACGAGTATTTCGTCAGCACGACGATTCCGCTGGGCCACAGCCAGCACGCGCCATTGCTTTCGACCAACCTGTCGAACAGTTCGGGTGGCAGTACCAACATGCAAGCGAACCTGAGCGGTTCGCTGGGCGACAACAACGAGTACTCGTACAACGCGTACGGCACGTATGGCCATAGTAGTGGCAGCAACACCGGTAACGCTGGCGTGAGCGCCGTCTACCGTGCGCCGTATGCACAGATCACGGGTTCTGCGAGCACCGGTTCGGGTTCGAGCCAGGTTTCGGCCGGCGTGAGCGGCACCGTGGTCGCGCATCCGGGTGGCGTGACGTTGTCGCAGACGGTGGGCGATACGTTCGGCATCGTGTCCGCACCGGGCGCGGCCGGCGCGGCTGTTTCGAGCGCAGCGGGCGTGAAGCTCGACAGCCGTGGCTATGCGGTCGTGCCGTACCTGACGCCGTATGCGGTGAATACCGTCGACATCGACCCGAAGGGCACCTCGACGGACGTCGAATTCGAATCGACCTCGGAGCAAGCTGTGCCGCGACTGGGTTCGGTGGTGATGCTGAAGTACAAGACCGTGAACGGCCGCGCGGCGCTGGTTCGTGCGCCGATGCTGGGCGGCAATGCGTTGCCGTTTGGCGCCGACGTCACCGACGACGCCGGTCACACGGTGGGCGTAGTCGCACAGGACAGCCGGATTTTCGCGCGCGGCTTGCAGGATCAAGGGGCGTTGTTTGTGAAGTGGGGCGCAGCGGCGTCGGAGCAGTGCCGGATTGATTATGTGTTGCCGAAGCAGAGTGGTAAGGCGGGGGCGGCTTATATGTCGGTGGAAGGGCATTGCGTGGGTGAAGCGGGCGCGAGAAGCGCGGACGCAGGCGCGCCGTCGCAGCGCGCAATCGATTAA
- a CDS encoding fimbrial biogenesis chaperone, which translates to MKVLGRMAIGLGFACALLAGSADASVTIGGTRVVYPLDQREVTVKLDNDSREPSLVQVWMDEGNADAKPGDIHVPFVITPPIFRMDPRKSQTLRVMYSGEALPTDRESVFWLNVLDIPPKAANSGEQNVLQLAFRTRIKVFVRPSKLPGKPEDAPAQLSWQVVPSADGKGQAVSVSNPTAYHVSFSEIDVVSSGHTFKNETGGMVAPHATEVFPIAKMNAVGAGSTVHFTAISDYGGAMPGEAQLGQ; encoded by the coding sequence ATGAAAGTGCTCGGTCGAATGGCGATAGGACTCGGTTTTGCCTGTGCGTTGCTGGCAGGCAGCGCAGATGCAAGCGTGACGATCGGCGGAACGCGTGTGGTGTATCCGCTCGACCAGCGCGAAGTGACAGTCAAGCTGGATAACGATAGCCGCGAGCCGTCGTTGGTCCAGGTATGGATGGACGAAGGCAATGCCGACGCAAAGCCCGGCGATATTCACGTGCCTTTTGTCATCACGCCGCCGATTTTCCGGATGGACCCGCGGAAGTCGCAAACACTTCGCGTGATGTACAGCGGAGAAGCATTGCCGACGGATCGCGAATCGGTGTTTTGGCTCAACGTGCTGGACATTCCGCCGAAGGCGGCCAACAGCGGCGAACAGAACGTGCTGCAGCTGGCATTCCGCACCCGTATCAAGGTTTTCGTGCGGCCGTCGAAGCTGCCGGGCAAGCCGGAAGACGCACCGGCACAGTTGAGCTGGCAAGTCGTGCCGTCCGCGGATGGCAAGGGACAGGCGGTCAGCGTGTCGAATCCGACGGCGTATCACGTGTCGTTTAGCGAGATCGACGTCGTCAGCAGCGGTCACACGTTCAAGAACGAAACGGGCGGCATGGTTGCGCCGCATGCCACCGAGGTATTTCCAATCGCGAAGATGAATGCGGTTGGAGCAGGCTCGACTGTTCACTTCACCGCTATTAGCGACTACGGCGGCGCGATGCCGGGCGAGGCGCAACTCGGTCAGTAA
- a CDS encoding fimbrial protein: MKKSFLPTLVVAGSLLGLASIGAHAADGTITITGTVSDSTCSVNGAAAGTAADKAIVLPTVSANSLAAAGAVGGTSSPTDLAFSLSGCTGTATKAVARFENGPNVDQTSGYLNNQAAGGATNVQVRLLNANMLPINITTGANNDLTNNGATIASGSAALKYFAQYYSKGGATAGAVNTSVQYTMQYQ, from the coding sequence ATGAAAAAGTCTTTCCTCCCTACGCTCGTCGTCGCAGGCAGCCTGTTGGGTCTCGCATCGATCGGCGCTCACGCAGCTGACGGCACGATCACGATTACCGGCACGGTGTCGGATAGCACCTGCTCGGTCAACGGCGCAGCGGCCGGTACGGCTGCCGACAAGGCCATCGTACTGCCGACCGTGTCGGCCAACTCGCTGGCTGCTGCCGGTGCTGTGGGTGGTACGTCGAGCCCGACCGATCTGGCATTCAGCCTGAGCGGCTGTACGGGTACCGCGACCAAGGCGGTTGCACGTTTTGAAAACGGTCCGAACGTCGATCAAACCTCCGGCTACCTGAACAACCAGGCCGCAGGCGGTGCAACCAACGTGCAAGTGCGTTTGCTGAACGCGAACATGCTGCCGATCAATATCACCACGGGCGCGAACAACGACCTCACCAACAACGGTGCGACGATCGCCAGCGGTAGCGCGGCGCTGAAGTACTTCGCTCAGTACTACTCGAAGGGCGGGGCCACCGCAGGTGCCGTGAACACGTCGGTGCAGTACACGATGCAGTACCAGTAA
- a CDS encoding MFS transporter yields MSNQDSQVAAIGLVATPPRAAIPSAHAAIPLDDVPLNAFHIKIAGLTFGAHFTEGFALGTIGYALASLNRQMPLDAFWMGMIGSSALMGIFLGSLVFGWLSDRLGRQKIFLLSFLIITLAAFAQFYVRSPLELCLLRVLIGFGMGGDFAVGHAILAEFSPRKHRGTLLGSFSVVWTIGYVAANVLGMHYADASPDAWRWLLASAGFPALLVLILRMGTPESPRWLHGKGRVEEAKAIVLKHFGANVTLDGAHDDHAQMPGGFMRLFKKDLIRRTIFNCAFFVCLVIPYFAIYTFLPTILKAIHLNNDSGADFLLNGFLVLGALIGIWLTIKLPRRVFLIGSFAVTCLSLIALSLLPESATLGVIVAFALFTLTMSAFSNLVGVFPPECFPTEVRACGVGLAIACSRLGSAVGTFLLPLGIVQLGFHATMMALAFVLFVGMMVSIAWAPETKHLTLNEAAGG; encoded by the coding sequence GTGAGTAATCAGGATTCCCAGGTGGCCGCCATCGGTCTCGTTGCCACTCCGCCGCGCGCCGCGATACCCTCGGCGCACGCAGCTATTCCTCTCGACGACGTTCCGTTGAACGCGTTCCATATCAAGATCGCGGGTTTGACCTTTGGCGCGCATTTTACAGAGGGCTTTGCGCTGGGGACGATCGGCTATGCGCTCGCGTCGCTGAACCGGCAGATGCCGCTCGACGCTTTCTGGATGGGCATGATCGGCAGTTCCGCGCTGATGGGCATTTTTCTCGGCAGCCTTGTGTTTGGCTGGCTGTCGGATCGGCTCGGACGACAGAAGATCTTTCTGCTCAGCTTCCTGATCATCACCTTGGCGGCTTTCGCGCAGTTTTACGTACGCTCGCCTCTGGAGTTGTGTTTGCTGCGTGTGTTGATCGGCTTCGGGATGGGTGGCGACTTTGCCGTCGGACACGCGATTCTCGCTGAATTCTCGCCACGCAAGCATCGCGGCACCCTGCTGGGGTCATTCAGCGTGGTGTGGACGATCGGCTACGTGGCGGCCAACGTACTCGGCATGCATTACGCAGATGCCTCTCCGGACGCGTGGCGCTGGCTGCTCGCGTCGGCTGGCTTCCCGGCTTTGCTGGTGCTGATTCTGCGCATGGGCACCCCCGAGTCGCCGCGCTGGTTGCACGGCAAGGGACGCGTCGAGGAAGCCAAGGCGATTGTGCTGAAGCACTTCGGTGCGAACGTGACACTCGATGGCGCGCATGACGACCACGCGCAGATGCCTGGCGGCTTTATGCGTCTGTTCAAAAAGGACCTGATTCGCCGGACGATTTTCAATTGCGCATTTTTTGTCTGCCTTGTGATTCCGTATTTCGCGATCTACACGTTTTTGCCGACCATCCTCAAGGCGATTCATTTGAACAATGACTCGGGCGCGGATTTCCTGCTGAACGGCTTTCTCGTGCTGGGCGCGCTGATCGGTATCTGGCTCACGATCAAGTTGCCGCGGCGCGTGTTTCTGATCGGCTCGTTCGCGGTGACGTGTTTATCACTGATTGCGTTGAGTTTGCTGCCGGAATCGGCGACGCTTGGGGTGATCGTGGCGTTTGCGTTGTTCACGCTCACAATGTCTGCATTCTCTAACTTGGTGGGCGTGTTTCCGCCCGAGTGCTTTCCGACCGAAGTGCGCGCATGTGGGGTCGGGCTGGCCATTGCATGTAGCCGGCTCGGATCCGCGGTCGGCACCTTCCTGCTGCCACTCGGCATCGTACAGCTTGGTTTTCACGCCACCATGATGGCGCTGGCGTTTGTTTTGTTCGTCGGGATGATGGTGTCGATTGCGTGGGCGCCGGAGACCAAGCATCTAACCTTGAATGAGGCAGCGGGCGGATAG
- a CDS encoding NAD-dependent succinate-semialdehyde dehydrogenase has translation MNEFLRTGQYIGGEWYESATRYPVLNPATGDVIAQVAKGGAAETTQAIAAAERALPAWRKLTAKERGARVKRWGELMLEHREALAELLTLEQGKPLAEARGEVGYAASFFEWFAAEAKRSYGDVIPSPNPNAKIIVTREPVGVVAAITPWNFPLAMITRKAGPALAAGCTMVLKPSEETPLSAFALAVLAEKAGIPAGVFNIVSGDAIEIGGVLTASEVVRKLSFTGSTRVGKLLAKQSADTLKKLSLELGGNAPFIVFDDADLDAAVQGAMASKFRNTGQTCVCVNRFYVQDGIYDAFTQALTAAVRKMRVGNALQGDVEQGPLINQAALRKVEAHVADALQKGATVLTGGKPHALGGTFYEPTVLANASASMLIASEETFGPVAACFRFLTEEEAITAANDTPFGLSAYFYTRDLARAWRVGEALESGMVGINEGILSTEVAPFGGVKQSGLGREGSKYGLDEYTELKYMMMGGLRG, from the coding sequence ATGAATGAGTTTTTGCGGACTGGCCAATATATCGGTGGCGAATGGTACGAAAGTGCGACGCGGTATCCCGTCCTGAATCCGGCGACGGGTGACGTCATCGCTCAAGTGGCCAAGGGTGGTGCCGCGGAAACCACCCAGGCCATTGCCGCGGCCGAGCGCGCGCTTCCTGCATGGCGGAAACTTACAGCGAAAGAGCGCGGCGCCCGCGTCAAGCGATGGGGTGAGTTGATGCTCGAACACCGCGAGGCACTGGCCGAACTGCTGACGCTCGAGCAAGGCAAGCCGCTCGCGGAGGCGCGCGGAGAAGTTGGTTATGCGGCGAGTTTCTTCGAATGGTTCGCGGCAGAGGCGAAGCGCAGTTACGGCGACGTGATTCCGAGCCCGAATCCCAACGCGAAGATCATCGTGACGCGTGAACCGGTAGGCGTGGTCGCGGCGATTACGCCGTGGAATTTCCCGCTCGCCATGATTACGCGCAAGGCCGGACCGGCGCTCGCGGCGGGCTGCACAATGGTGCTCAAGCCGTCCGAGGAGACGCCGTTGTCGGCGTTCGCACTGGCGGTGCTCGCTGAGAAGGCCGGGATTCCGGCCGGCGTGTTCAACATCGTGTCCGGCGACGCGATCGAAATCGGCGGCGTGCTGACGGCGTCCGAGGTGGTGCGAAAATTGTCGTTCACCGGTTCGACACGCGTTGGCAAACTGCTGGCGAAGCAATCGGCGGACACGCTGAAGAAGCTGTCGCTGGAGTTGGGTGGTAACGCGCCGTTCATCGTATTCGACGATGCTGACCTCGACGCGGCCGTGCAAGGCGCGATGGCATCGAAATTCCGTAATACAGGGCAGACCTGCGTGTGCGTGAACCGCTTCTACGTGCAAGACGGCATTTACGACGCGTTCACGCAGGCGTTGACCGCGGCGGTGCGCAAGATGCGCGTCGGCAATGCGTTACAGGGCGACGTCGAGCAAGGTCCGCTGATCAATCAGGCGGCGCTGCGCAAGGTGGAAGCGCACGTCGCCGACGCGCTGCAGAAAGGCGCGACCGTGCTGACCGGCGGCAAGCCGCACGCGCTCGGCGGCACGTTCTACGAACCCACGGTATTGGCGAATGCATCTGCTTCGATGCTGATCGCGTCGGAAGAAACCTTCGGGCCGGTCGCGGCGTGTTTCCGGTTTCTCACGGAAGAGGAGGCGATCACGGCCGCCAACGACACCCCGTTCGGTCTCTCCGCCTATTTCTATACGCGCGATCTGGCTCGCGCATGGCGGGTCGGCGAAGCATTGGAAAGCGGCATGGTCGGCATCAACGAAGGCATCTTATCGACCGAAGTTGCGCCGTTCGGCGGCGTCAAGCAATCGGGCCTCGGGCGAGAAGGGTCGAAGTACGGTCTCGATGAATACACCGAACTGAAGTACATGATGATGGGCGGCCTGCGCGGCTAG
- a CDS encoding aldo/keto reductase: MEYIRLGQSGLKVSRLCLGTMNMGTPQWKPWIFDEAQSEPIVRHALEAGVNFIDLADFYSTGVGEEVVGRILKRIARREEIVVTTKVGYDMGTYQNAGGHSRKHVMDSIDASLTRLGMDYVDIYMLHFFDVNTPVEETMGALNDIVRAGKARYVGVSTMYTWQFARIMQVCERNGWHKPINMQLQLNLAYREEEREMIPYCQDQGVGVSVFSPLARGLLTCEPNSTRNQTDFFTAQMYGDVASREIAASVARVAARRGVSAAQIAQAWVLNHGGVASMLVGADTPAQFDSALAALSTKLSDDELFELERNYTPCDLINDYTAGKRIAREPRLAQGSFVETLEKAA; this comes from the coding sequence ATGGAATACATTCGCCTCGGCCAATCGGGTCTGAAGGTTTCGCGTCTGTGCCTCGGCACGATGAACATGGGCACGCCGCAATGGAAGCCGTGGATTTTCGACGAGGCGCAAAGCGAGCCGATCGTGCGCCATGCGCTCGAAGCCGGCGTCAACTTTATCGACCTCGCTGATTTCTACTCGACCGGTGTTGGTGAAGAAGTGGTGGGCCGGATTCTGAAACGCATCGCACGCCGCGAGGAAATTGTTGTGACGACCAAGGTCGGCTACGACATGGGCACGTATCAGAACGCCGGTGGTCACTCGCGCAAACACGTCATGGACAGTATCGACGCTTCGCTCACGCGGCTCGGCATGGATTACGTCGATATCTACATGCTGCATTTCTTCGACGTGAATACGCCGGTCGAAGAAACCATGGGCGCGTTGAACGATATTGTCCGCGCCGGCAAGGCTCGCTATGTCGGCGTGTCGACGATGTACACGTGGCAGTTCGCCAGGATCATGCAGGTGTGCGAGCGCAACGGCTGGCACAAGCCGATCAACATGCAGTTGCAACTGAACCTCGCCTATCGCGAAGAAGAGCGCGAAATGATTCCGTACTGCCAGGATCAGGGCGTCGGCGTGTCGGTGTTCAGTCCGTTGGCGCGAGGTCTGCTGACCTGCGAGCCGAATTCGACGCGCAACCAGACTGACTTCTTCACCGCACAGATGTATGGCGATGTGGCTTCGCGTGAGATTGCCGCTTCGGTGGCGCGGGTGGCCGCGCGGCGCGGCGTGTCCGCTGCGCAGATCGCGCAGGCCTGGGTGCTGAATCACGGTGGTGTGGCGAGCATGCTGGTGGGCGCGGATACGCCGGCGCAATTCGATAGCGCGTTGGCCGCGTTGAGCACGAAGCTGTCCGACGACGAACTGTTCGAACTCGAGCGCAATTACACACCGTGCGATCTGATCAACGACTACACCGCCGGCAAACGCATCGCGCGTGAGCCACGGCTGGCGCAAGGCAGCTTCGTCGAAACCCTGGAGAAAGCGGCATGA
- the fae gene encoding formaldehyde-activating enzyme gives MSVSTDKQLFIGEGFEGPGVNLAHINVLVGPRNGPAGQAFATALATPSAGHAPFVVIARPGVPTKPLTLYVNKAQIGSDFHGNATWGASQAGIAKAVAESLENGTLPPEAENDWVVVSANWVNPATDNLDAVFDNNYRACKNAILAAMKGLPHRDEVFAAARDVSNPFYTPKQR, from the coding sequence ATGAGCGTATCGACAGACAAGCAACTCTTTATCGGCGAAGGATTCGAAGGCCCAGGTGTCAACCTCGCGCACATCAACGTGCTCGTCGGCCCGCGCAACGGGCCTGCGGGTCAGGCTTTCGCCACCGCGTTGGCGACGCCTTCCGCGGGGCACGCGCCGTTCGTCGTGATCGCGAGACCAGGCGTGCCGACCAAGCCGCTCACGCTGTACGTGAACAAGGCGCAGATCGGCAGTGACTTCCACGGCAACGCGACGTGGGGCGCCTCGCAGGCCGGTATTGCGAAGGCGGTGGCGGAGTCGCTCGAGAACGGCACGCTGCCGCCCGAAGCGGAAAACGATTGGGTGGTGGTGTCGGCGAACTGGGTCAATCCGGCCACGGACAATCTCGACGCCGTTTTCGACAACAACTACCGTGCGTGCAAAAACGCGATCCTCGCGGCGATGAAGGGCCTGCCGCATCGCGATGAAGTGTTCGCCGCCGCGCGCGACGTATCGAATCCGTTCTACACACCCAAACAACGTTAA
- a CDS encoding H-NS family nucleoid-associated regulatory protein, with product MATYKQLTAQLEKLHKEVAAAREKEIAQAIADIKQKIVDYDLTAEELGFTRKHAAARKTASVAKYRNPKTGETWTGRGRSPGWLVGKNRERFLIEG from the coding sequence ATGGCCACATATAAGCAGTTGACCGCACAACTCGAAAAGCTCCATAAGGAAGTTGCCGCGGCACGCGAAAAAGAAATCGCGCAGGCGATCGCCGATATCAAGCAGAAGATTGTCGACTACGACCTGACTGCGGAAGAGCTGGGTTTTACCAGGAAGCATGCGGCAGCACGCAAGACCGCTTCGGTAGCCAAATACCGCAACCCGAAAACCGGCGAGACGTGGACCGGCCGAGGCCGTTCGCCTGGCTGGCTCGTGGGCAAGAATCGGGAGCGCTTTCTGATCGAAGGCTGA
- a CDS encoding serine hydrolase domain-containing protein, translating into MQPAGLSAVRLTALTNAMQGYVERDEVAGVVSLVWRRGEIGYFEPLGLRDEAAQLSMERDTLFRIASMTKPVTSAAILMLVEEDRLALDTPISLWLPELAAPSVLRDPTGPLDETDPARTPLTVLDLLTHRAGYAYHFTATGPLAEAYAAAFNGIEARGDANAWLKRIASLPLMFQPGSRWHYGIATDILGVLIERVSGMRLGDFFRTRIFEPLGMRDTAFWVPDAQLARLATAYGVAPGTQRRVIEDHPSASSWANPDRFQSGGGGLVSTAQDYLQFAQLLLGRGRVGSTRLLSHRSVDLMRSNFLTRDQRRVPAFGQVMWAGQGFGLGLSIVDDPAQQLPLGYRSAGSFGWPGAYGTSWFADPVENLIGIMLIQRRAVEPFPMSLDFERRVYDAIDD; encoded by the coding sequence ATGCAACCTGCAGGACTTTCAGCCGTCAGGCTGACGGCGCTTACGAACGCCATGCAAGGCTATGTGGAGCGCGACGAGGTGGCGGGCGTCGTTTCGCTGGTCTGGCGGCGCGGTGAAATCGGCTATTTCGAGCCGCTCGGCCTGCGTGACGAAGCGGCGCAATTGTCCATGGAGCGCGATACGCTGTTTCGTATCGCCTCGATGACCAAGCCGGTTACGAGCGCGGCGATCCTGATGCTGGTCGAAGAGGATCGCCTCGCACTCGATACACCGATTTCCTTGTGGTTGCCGGAGCTGGCGGCGCCGTCCGTGCTGCGCGACCCTACCGGCCCGCTCGACGAAACCGACCCAGCCAGAACGCCGCTTACCGTGCTCGATCTGCTCACGCATCGTGCCGGCTATGCCTATCACTTCACCGCCACCGGTCCGTTGGCCGAGGCTTACGCGGCGGCCTTCAACGGTATTGAAGCGCGCGGCGACGCGAACGCATGGTTAAAACGCATAGCCAGTTTGCCGTTGATGTTTCAACCCGGCTCGCGCTGGCACTACGGCATCGCGACCGACATTCTTGGCGTGCTGATCGAGCGAGTCAGCGGCATGCGGCTCGGTGATTTTTTCCGGACGCGGATCTTCGAACCGCTGGGCATGCGCGACACGGCGTTCTGGGTGCCCGACGCGCAGCTCGCGCGTTTGGCGACGGCTTATGGCGTCGCGCCGGGCACGCAGCGGCGCGTGATCGAAGACCATCCGTCGGCGAGCAGTTGGGCGAATCCTGACCGGTTCCAGAGCGGCGGCGGTGGCCTTGTCTCGACCGCGCAGGACTATCTGCAATTCGCGCAGCTATTGCTCGGGCGGGGGCGCGTCGGCTCGACGCGTTTGCTGTCGCATCGCTCGGTCGATCTGATGCGCTCGAATTTTCTGACCCGCGACCAGCGTCGTGTGCCGGCGTTCGGCCAGGTGATGTGGGCGGGACAGGGTTTTGGCCTCGGTCTGTCTATCGTCGACGATCCGGCGCAGCAGTTGCCGCTCGGCTATCGCTCGGCAGGTTCGTTCGGCTGGCCGGGGGCGTATGGCACCAGTTGGTTTGCCGATCCGGTGGAAAACCTGATCGGTATCATGCTGATTCAGCGGCGGGCTGTCGAACCCTTCCCGATGTCGCTCGATTTCGAACGCCGCGTGTACGATGCAATTGACGATTGA